Genomic window (Bombus vancouverensis nearcticus chromosome 2, iyBomVanc1_principal, whole genome shotgun sequence):
tTAATTATTTTGTATCTTCTATGTACATTATTTGATTTGTTTCAGACTTCGCCAATGTAATCATCGTGGTCGAGTCTCGTTACTCATTATGATAACCTCATTAATGCTAATGAAGAACaagttcgaatactttcgtcagcTACTAAGTTTACACACCTTTAAGCTTGTCGCCATAAAATGTCttctgcttttttctttttcagcttttccttcttttcctcaTCCCGTATTGAGTTGACGCTCTAAAACGCCATTCTAGCCATGAAAGTGCATCGATAAAAGTTTTTGTTGTCGAACCGTTTACTATAGTTGGTGGATACAAATGAGAGTCTCGCATATTTTCTTTTGTATGTAAAAACATGGCAAGAGGAAAGAAGCGAAATGGAGAAATAATGGTTCGTGATCCTCTTTTACATTTATGTTTTGTGATGCTTCCAGATTCGTGTTTTGTCTACCTTTATCTTTGTTTTCTGTTCGAGCCCAGCTGAAAGAAACAAAAGTTTATCTATTACTGAGATTTCCTTTTTACTCCTGCAGcagatttaattttatatcttgGTTGAGTTCCATATACCCTATCGTATCTTTAAATTAGATCTGTTTTTACGTGCGAGTTCTTATTTGCGAATTGTAAATGTTATTCTACAAATATGTCTGTTATTAATACGATTGTGATTCTGTGTAACGAGTTTTCGAATTTTCGCAATCTTAGAAGGTAACTACAAGCTTTTGACAAAGTATTCACGTATAAAAAAGTTCAATAACAGGCAAGCGTTTTATTCACAAAGGAAGGTGCATCGTCTGTAAATTTAATTACGTTTTATAACATACGGTGTCTTTCATGGTTTATCAAGATCCACGAAACCATACGGACAAAAAGTCTTCGGATCGACAAAAAATCGGTTCAAAGGCGTTCGATTCTTTCGCAAGAATAAGACTCAAAAGAACCTCACTTTCACGAATCAGCACTTTCGATCTGTTCCAGTTCCGAATTAAGCACGCTTTCGTTTCGTGATTCCCTGGATCGCCACGTGGTCCTGTATCCGAAAACGACACGAGGACAGTCGTAACGTGTAAGTACAAATGCATCGGCTGGAAACATACGCGTGAATTCTGTCACGTAAGAACGCTAGCTCGTTGAGATCGACGCGAGGAAAAACGAGGTCTGCGTACACCGTCTCTTAGCTTGAAAGTGATTGAGAGCCTCTTCTACTGACAACTGTCGTTGTCGAGCATAAACTCGTCGTCAGACGTAATATTAGTAGCGTTAACAGTTACTTCGCTACGTCTTGTTAGAGCTATACTCGATCGCGTCACGAATATTATTTTCCTTAGGCGAACCTCCAGTTTCTAATCTCAGGTAGGTTATAGTCTCATAAACACGAgtgattattaaaatataagatATTTGGAGAACCAGCGACATGGAACGAGGAAGATCTTAAGTAGAAAATGTCGTTCAATGATAGTTTGTCACGATTTTTGTTCTACTTTGAATTTCTATATTTTGAgcatatacatttttatatttcgctTTTATCGTTCGCTGGCTTCACCTTTGTCAAATTAATTAACGTATTAAATTTTGTACAACGTATTTGGTGGACCAAAAAATGAATTTCTATCGATATTACTTAATAACTACTGACGTTACTCCCCAAGTTTTCGTACGGCACTCGATATTTGTACAAGGAATTGTAGGACCTTTTCACGAATGTTCCTGTTACTCTTATCTCAATTacattttgaagaaaatttttcttacaaaatatacataatatagcctcgttcaatgaaaaattacaaaacgacctatatataatataataccatACAGCATGTGGAAAATTCGTGCAAAGGCCACGCCCAAGCAAACCGATCGTACGTTAATGATTGGAATCCTTTCGCCGGATGTAAGCACCTGTATCATCCTCGTCTTCCAATGCGAATAAGCTTCATCAAGAAAGTCAGACGTCCGTAAGTCGGTGGACGAATATTTTTTTCACTACCGGAACAATGTTTCATGTTTAATGCATCGTGGCAAGCGTCGACGTATCCCACGTAGGTGAGACCATTTCGATCCTTGTTGGCGGTACACGAGCAAGCGAATCTATTCTATCGACACAATGTATGGTCGTTCGCCGTGGATCATCCGTGCTCCGTACACCTACACGTTCCAAGAGATCCGATCGACCGGTGAATTTCATTTAATCCGTTTAAAGCGTTGCCAGCCGTGCGGTGTCGTATTAAGGAAATGCATCGGTCCGTTTCTGATGCCGAGTAACACACGATACACACCTGAGGACACAAATAAGGCTACTAAACCGTGCTACCAAGAACCGGCTAAAAAAGAGAACCCTATACCTGGTTGCCCTATAGCTTAGGGTCGTTTTCACGCTGCCGTGAAACGATAGATAAGACTAGCCGCGCGTGATCCGTGCAATGATCTCTTAGATCGCTGTCCTTAACGGAAGTCGAAAGATTGATCGTTGTTTGCGCGAGATAGAGAAAGATTTTTGGCATGATAAAGAAGGATGGTGAAGAGATAATTTTACGTGACAGTTAAGGCAAATAATGGCAGTTGGTTGGATTATAGATATTTGTACGCTTCGTAAGTATTGGGACACCTACTAGCTTCATACGAAACTTGATAAATAATCTGAAGTATGAAAAAAGCGATTAATCGATTAGAATCTTGTATTGATGTAAGCTTGCCGTCTAATATACGTACAAtggaaaaatttgttaaaaatttttaGGAAGATTGCAGTAATGAGCAACGAGTAATGAGTATTGATTTTAACAATTGTTACATTGTATAATAGACTAACGAAATTTATGGAAAAAGCAAAGGGACAATACAGACATAAAGTGAGGACAAGATAATAATACCGTTATtcatatttgtattaaataagACAGTACAATTttggaaagaaagaataaaatattccagTTTCAtgattcttttttgtttttttttttttttaatttctgaaATATTCTATTATCCTATCAATATAGAACGTGCTGTGACAATCGATAATTCAAACAAAGTACGATCAACGTTCCAGTACTTTCTAATAACGACGATATCCAAGAAAATCTTTGAAAGCCAAGATCCAAGTCCCAACAACCTACATCACGGTATAAGCACTCGAAAAGTAATTTTCGTCACGTAGATACAAATACGTTTCCAGTTTCTCTCGCGCGTTTCGGCCGCGTGTTTAACGGGTTACCGACAGTCGTTATCTTTATTCAGGTAGCTcgtttatttcgtttaatttaatgTCGGTGATCGGGTGTCGTCGATGGATAGTCCGCCGACTGGTCAAAGTCGATTCGATCGGCCAAATCGTGGCAACGAGATGGTCTCGTGTTCGTCTGATAAGACGAACGAAACGAAGGGGGCCAGAGTTTCCAAAAGGCGCATACGCAATGACCGGTTCTCACCGATGGATTTCCAAAGGATGTAGTCTCGACGACGACAGGTGAATGTTTGACATTCCTGTCGTGGCCGTCGTCGGTTTTAGCGTTCAAGACTTTTAATTGTCGTAGCGATCAAACACGAAGCGACTACAGTCCATAAAACTAGTAGTTGAATAAATCATAGCTCTCGAGGGACCACGAATCTTCAACAATGAGAAACAAGGTGAAGAACTCGAAGTCATTGATACATGTACTACTTCCAAGCGATGTAGTCGCGTAAATTTCGAACGTTTAATttatagtatcgtaaaattgaGCTTCGGTATCGGAAACAGGAGAAACAGGCAACCGTAGAAACGATCGTAAAAGGTACATCTCCGCGAATTTATGACGTGTTCCTTATCTGTAGTTGCGAGGTGTGATCCCACGTGAACAAATTGAAGACATTGGTACCGATTACGAGCGGTACGTCGATTTTACCCCGCCCTTAAATCGATCCCAGTGACGAAGTTGTTCTCTGTTTCGTGCAATTGTCCCGCCGTGTTACCACTTCGCCTATGCAAATCGCGTCGTGACGATCTGTATGCCTGATGACGCTGCGGAAAACGATACGTAGATCGAACTTTATGCCGCGGCGAAAGAAACAAGGCAAGATAAATATTTGTACGTATCGTGTCTGGCGCGGTATTTTGTTATTACACCGTTACTTATGAAAAATGGAAAGGAAAATATGAATCGATCGTTTTTTCAACAAGTTTCGGGCAAAGATCGAAGAGGTTTCGAAACTGTTGCATAAAGATTCTAACTGAAAATAATCGTATTGTAAATGAAATTCTAGAAAATTATTATAGCGTATTTGAGATAATAAATTACATGTAAATTTCTTAAGTAACTCTATACATAATAGTACATACCTACTTTTACTTATAAGGAGTAACAACAGAAAGTTTTGGGTCGAGTCGACGAGTCGAGGGCGATAGCAGTGAAAGTCGACGTGGGCCCTACCTACCATAGTAGATTTCGGTAAATGCCGATCGGACCGCATTGTGATAACAGGCGACatcgaaatttaattaaacgctCGGATTGACTAATTTACCCTTTTAGATGGACGTAGCGGAGTTTGTAAGCCTCGAACCGTTACATTTCTTTATCCGATTTAGTTCGAGCAAGTCGGGTATGTTGCTTGTTAGAAAAAAATGGGCTACCTCCATAAATGAGTCGAAGCGATGAAACGAGGCATTTCACTCGTTAAGAGAATAAACGAAGAAGATTAATGACTCGGTTGAAAAATCCGCTCTGTGGTATGTCAACGCTAAACAAAAATATTGTCGTCAATCACAGTCTAATTGGAACGTATCCTATTAGCACGCATTCCTCTTACTTTCCATTAATTTTCACGGAACGACGTGTACACAGGTGATTTACATTTCGAATCTATCGGTGAGATCAGAGGGAGCGTTTCTTTCTGACGCGTATTTCGGGGACCCGTTGACGACCATTGGtcacataaaataatattgtcCGACCAAATGCCTGGCTACGCCTCGGACAAACTATTTTAAGTCCAACCGTGCAGTCTCTTTGTTTATTTATGAGCGTGCTGCTTTCGTGACCTCGGCGCAAGATGTTATTACAAGGACCTTCTTGCGCGGCGCTGGAAACGATTAGGAAAAGAAGATGCGCTCCATGATACCGGTTCTGACATCATAGATTCCTTGACCTatcgttttttttctttcgtttttttttatttgtatgttACAAACAAATAAATGTTATCGTCGACGTGTAACCGTGTAATTCATGGTTTGTTCAATACGATATTCGCAACGAAACATTTGTACGATTGCTTGACTAATTTATTCGTGGCACAGTCTGCAGCAGATCTGAGAGCTTCGGCGATGACTTGACGAATGGTTCTAGCAACCATTTTCGATGCGAAGGAGGAAACATAGAAACGGAACGTTTCATTGGAAATTTACTCTTCTATGAACTTTTGAAAGTGATACGATTTGCAAACATTTCACGCCACTGTCCTTCATGTTTCACGTCTAGTCACCATTTCGTTGCCCGCTATTTTACTCTATATGTACTACACATTGCTACGATAAATCAGTGAGAATGCTGATCGAGAATGATCAGTTGGCATCCACTATACATACTCTGAATGcaaagaattaatattaataacactGGAAGTGTTTTCTTTGCTCGTGGTAATCTTTGTATCATACAAAGAAATTCATGAATGGAACGCATGCAGGCAGCACTTGATCGATCAATCACACGGCAGAATTATTTGCATCCGTACGAATGAGAATGTATTTTTGGTCCAAGCAAGCTACCGtcaagaaaaaaggaatcgcCGAGACAAAACAACGAACGATAGTTTAACCCCACGAAAATCGTAATTGCAATTCGTCGCACGAGTAGCTCGCGTTTCGACCACCGTGTCGTGTGTTTCCTCAGTAAACACGGCTACAATATTGCGTGTGGTCGAAAACACTTTTTCGCGGGCGAAACGACCGACAAATCTGTCCCGGAGGACCCTCCAAAAATTCCTCGAAAGCAGTATGTGGCCCATTATCTAcgcgtttcttttcaattttagtCCCTCGTGCGTCGTACTGTTGCGAACCTTTAAGTGGATCatcgtattatacgtattatatgaAGACAGTCCCCGTGTTTCTTTCGGATATTGTCACTATAATTAATCTCGTAACCGAAGAAAGAACGAGTGGAATTTGTCTACACGTTGTGTAGCAAAGTGACGCAAGATCGAGTCGAGCACTTCTAGTACTCGAAAAAAATGATTAATCACCTTATATGACGAGCAGAATGTgcgtgataaaaaaaaaaaaaagaaacacgaaTTCATGGAATTTCGTCGTGAATCAACCCGCAAAACACGATGCTTGTTTTTAGAtatcccttttccttttttcaatcTCGTGATGTCTATGTGATGAATGGAGGAATGTGGGTCACATAGCTGTTCGTTCTCttgatttaatataattttgcgTGGACGAAGTTACAAGTGTCCCTAAAAATAAAGTATACTCGtaaaaaagaatttgaaaatactTTAACTTCTCTTTTTCAAGAATAACTGACAAGCTGATATTGCCATAATTTCTCTACTAACGTATTTATGTTGGTATTTATATCAAGCAAATacgaaaaattagaattttaagTTACTTAAACTAAGGCAAGAACAGATATAAACGAAATCAGATATCAAATGTAATTGAAATGTAGAACGGCAAACAACGTTATATTTTGCTATGTACATGAtacaagtaaaaataaaattattttaatctcGAAGATCTTCTCGAATAACCTATGCCCTACAAGATGGAACAGCCTGTCGAGATGATTATTTATCAACTATTACATCTCTTCCAAACATCAAATACATAATTAATACAAAAGTAACTTAACGAACGTTCATAAACCGATTGACGTTCCATTAGCATGAAATCTTCGAGTTCACGTTGGCCAAGGCTAGAGCAAATACGGTCGGCACGAATCAAAGGATAGACCTCCAAAAAGATTGGCCATGGTAGCTTTGTCAGGCGGAAGAAATCTGCAAGCTCATGCCCTTGAAAATCCTTTCTTGCCGCATAACTCGAGTGGTCCTGTATCAGTCTCTCTCTCGACTTGCGTATACTCGCACACCTTGTACGCTGCTCTTCTGTTGTTGTAACACATTTCGTCCGCGGCAAACAACACCCCGCGGTTTACCTGGTAATTGCTGGAAACACCGGTCGAGTGTTTACAGTGTCATCGAGGTGCGGTGGTCACACCTTGCCGCATACGACCACTTGGAAACCACGTTTTCTTCACCTGGGACCTGCCACGGTCGAACACCTTCTCGAGGGTCAGCAAACTATTCGAAAGCTCGCTCTAACGGCGTTTTGCGCTTCAAAGAACCATAGATCAATGTGATTGATGACTTTGTTTGCAATCTTTTACGTGATTATTAGTGTATTGTCAGTGGCATAATGTTTAGGGAATTGTTGGTTCAACACTTTCACGGTGTAGTACCAAAGAGGTATACTTGCAATTGGGTAAgccattaattattaaatttcacaTCATAAATGCCGTCATATGTAACGcaattattaaacatttatttccTATAAGAAGTtaagaatatatattttttgtatctgATATCAGAAATGTAAGAAATCTTGACaataaagaaatatgtaattatttattttctgaaTCTTGCTAGGTCCTCTCGTAGTTGTTGACTTTATCGCCTTCGACGATTAAGTTCAATATAATTGCTATATTCGCCGTAGTAAATCGCAGAGGGCGTAAGAAACACTGATTTTTTTCGcggtcggtatttcagaacacTTTCATATATCAATATTTCAGAATTCTCACAAAATTTTTGAGCGTTCTAAGTTTCCAAATTATTTAGTACTTTTAATGAATTACTCataacaattaaattaataacttagaTTAACTTAGATGAACAATGCCATTACTAGTACTTAATTTGATATTAGTTTTGTTTATAATTCTTACACAAATATGTAATTATGTTGTACTATAAAAAACgaattttacataaataattgtttattttgAACAAAGTTTCCTTTTATCCACAATCTTCCTAATACatgtataatgtaataagtttagTTGTACacttttatgtaaattattcCAAATTAAATTATTCCATCTTGTTGTGTTATGAATATAATCATCGTATAATAAACAAAACTAATTCACTTCCATTTCTTGTTGTTCTTGTTCGTCATTAGATTCCTGCATCTCTTCTTGTTCAGTTTGTTctagtttctttctttctttcaatcCTGCAGCAGGTGATTTTATGAGTGATAAATCACGTTGAACTTCTTTAATATCTCTTTCTTGTTCTAATTCGCGTCCTTTACGTAATCGTTGCATTATGTGTAGATTTTGTCTCTTCTGTTTGATAGTATCTACTTTTTTCATCGCATCAATTGCATTCTGCCATAATTCTCTATTATATTTAAGtggaatatttcttcttttttcgaatTCGAATGATGGGTCCACTGCCAAGTCCTTGCCAACTGTTTTCCTGTATGCTTTTGTCCATTTGACTTTCcttggatttttctttttcttaaatgCAGCATGGCACTTTGACCGACAAAATTTGAATATCTATAATATAGATAGAATATGACATGAAAAAAtgcataaattgtaatatttataacataatttataacaattatcAATTGTCCACATATTGCACAAAAActtattgttattaaatataaaaacaaagtTGTATCTAAATGTCCACATAACCTAAAAGTCACCAAAAGGTAGTAGTTTTAAACAATTCTTCTAAAATCATAGAAGATAATGCAGATATTATGAcgaatatgtataaaaattctCACCTTACAATCATTTCTTACAAACTGGATTCCATGTCCGGGATAAATCCGGGACGAACAAAAATAACATGTTTCTATACGCATGTTGCATGCGCTTGTGAAACCTTGGACAATCCAAACAATATAGGCGCTTTAAATTAGTAGTTATGCCATCTATGAACCATTGTATGCATCATTGTCATATTTTGTAAAAGAATTTTCCAAATGTACAACTTTTAAACGTATATAACTATGTGTATGATTAAAGCGGTACAAAGAACATCTACGAAATATAGACAATAATATAGTCAAAGtaacatatattttaaagctTGCTTTTACCATCATATCATTagataattctataaaataatacgtattAAAATCTTTACAAATAGTAATATTCTTATTGATATTGATATACCTcactatgtatgtaaatatatgcCATAGCAGATCATAGCTTATTGTGTTAGAAAGGGAGAACTAAATATTAGAATCAAATTTAACTACAATATGTGTAAATTATGAATATATACTCTAATTTATATtcatttcaattttgttaaaaGATTAGTTGCTGAAAGTTAAGTTTCGCGATTAATTACATAGCTCAATCAGCGACAAGGTATGCATCTGGttcaatacgttatagcgcgaCATCTATTAATTACACGGAAAATTTTCCACGAAAGTTGCAGAGTGGAGACCTCTAAGAACGTAGTTCTTCGGATTTTACTTGGTGTTCGATGAAGTTGTCTCGTTTGGACGTTCGTGCGTAATTAAGAAAAATGAATGTTGTAGCGAAATCAACGAGCCTCGCTCCACTTTTAAGGTCGACGACTGTCATTTCAAATGGAATGCAACCAGTATCTGGAAAGGGTATCGTACAAAAATCAAAAGTCGTCACTAAACCTGTCGTCAATCGAATGCTCGTTCAAAGTTTGTACGAATCTCTTATTACAGGAGCTCTACGTGTCAGTTCAGGAATTGGAGGTATGAGgcttttatttaaacattaatttattagatTTCGTGTATAAACAAAATATACTCTTAGATATTTCGATTATATAATCGTATGGCGTATGCGGTACGTGTctcgaagattattactgtaccAATGTATtagtttattacaaatgttgaacaaatatttttccTATTTTAAGACATTGAAATATactatttttatctttaatatCCTATTTTATACTCGATGTAGGAAACAGTATTATCAATGAATTGATTTTTATAGCGAGTTTACTAGCAACACAGAGGAGGCTGGCGCATACTGATGTTCAATGGCCAGATTTCACTGATTATCGTCATAATGCTGTAAAAGATCCAAAGGTTCCAAGCAAACATTCTGCTGCTAGTCGCAAATCATTTACGTATCTTGTAACAGCTAGTAAGTATACCTTTTAATCTTCTTTGCATTATTCTGgttcaataattaattaaaaatcaatatttattgatttattatataGCAACTGGGATTTGTGCCGTTTATAGTGCAAAAACAGTTGTGCATAATTTAGTAGCTTCTATGAGCGCTGCAGGTGATGTACTTGCTTTAGCAAAGATTGAAGTTAAACTTGACAGTATTCCTGAAGGAAAGAATGCTGTTTTCAAATGGCGTGGAAAGCCTCTGTTTGTACGACATAGGTAAATATTACTAAACATGATTACATATTTCTCTTCTAATTCCATTTATCTAAATTGAATGACTTTTGTTTTGAAATGATAATAGATCACAGAAAGAGATTGATCGAGAGGCACAGGTAGATGTTGCATCTCTTCGAGATCCACAAGTAGACACAGATCGTACACGAGATCCAAAGTGGTTGGTAGTTTTGGGTGTATGTACGCATTTAGGATGTGTTCCAATTGCAAATGCTGGTGATTTTGGTGGTTACTATTGCCCTTGCCATGGCTCTCATTACGATGCCAGTGGAAGGATTAGGAAAGGTCCAGCTCCTCTAAATTTGGAAATACCACCTTATGAGTTTGTTGAGGGAAATGTATTAGTTGTTGgttaatgtattaatatatgtagtgaaataatatcataatttaTATGAGGTTTTCTCAGATCCACTTGgtaattatttcgaaattctTTACCGaggatattattaatttaattaataatatcttCTATGGTTAAGTATCACTGtattaaaatgttataaattatggTCAAGCTGTACAAATAAAAAGTTGAGCTTAACCAAAATACAACTTGTCCGTATTCTTTATTCATGGTTAacgtttattaattttatcgatGTAGTATTTTAAACAATCCTAcagttatatataaatttaccataatgaaaaataatatgttatcttgctttataattattttgatgATTTATATGTAGAATCTACTATTATGTTTTATTTCAACTGTAAAGCAAAATTATTATGTAAGGTTATCGTAGTACAGTGCAGGCGTACGTAAATTTCGTAACAGCACTACATTCTATATTAGAAACATCTTGAAAATCAAATGAATGGTCTTCCTTCCACAAGGCGGCGCCACTAATTCCGGAccaaattttcattttcaatgcGTGACAAGGGCGTCTATACGACCGACAATCTGCCGGCCGATTCTCTGTTTTCAGTCGCCTTCGCTGCTGGCAGCGTACGGACGGAAGAGTTGAAAATTTTTCGCGAAAATCGGTTATCTTTCATACATTGTCATCTTTTCACCGTCATTCTATATGATGATCCAAAAATCCTTAACCCTGCAACGAGTGATTTCTGCGATCTGACATTTAAAATAAGAACGGAAATGTTTTGTTAAAAATGAGATTTTTTCTTGCGTGGAACCGGCGTTTAGTGATACGTCGTGAAAGAGTTAGAAACTAATAATTGTTTAACGACACGAAGCGAAAGTGACATTTGGGAAGTTCAGGAAAGGAAGAATAGCAAAAAGGCGGGAGACGGATGCGTGGAACACCGCTTTTTGTAAGCTCTTATTTATTTTACCCGATATCTATGCTATTGCATTCTTATTCCGTTTTTTCCTATATAATATATGGTCATTTTAATATACGTTTggtatatattatgttataccatgtgTTATATCATAGCAAATCGTAAAAGTTTGGAACAATAACATAATATGCATAAACAATCTTAAACTTTTAAAGTAGAGCtcgttttcttattttattttcaaatattcaccTACAATgttatatgtaattaaattgtaatattataaatcTGCAGTATAAGAAATCTCTTTCTGGAATATACATAGGAATATCTTGTCGCTATCGTTATATTAGTACTGTAcatttcaatattaaaattctattaaaattaaaatacttcCGAATCATCTTCGACTTAATCTTGTTTTGATATCACTAAAAAATTTGTTCAGCTCAAACAAAGTGTAGAAAGATTACTACTAATTTCAGTTTTATGATGAGATTTTCTTTAAAACGTTGAAACTCTTTTCATTTgttcaaataataataagatcgataaataaaaatttaagggCCATAAGACGgttaaaatatacaattatattagTATCATAAATATCGCACGATTCTATTTCAAATatgattaatattataataaaatatgaaacttaACGTCGAATAATTCCTAACGTAATCGATAACCGATCGTTGCTTGAATGGATTTCAGTACACAATTTCTCGTCGCACAAATTGACCCTTACGACAACCTAGAACAATTGTTTTCGTAACCTTAACGGCGGCATATGTTTGTGTTTCTGCATGTTTGGCTCCGCCCGGTACGATGACTTCTGTACATTCGAATCATACTTTGCATTTTGCTAACGGTTCGAATAGGAGTCTTATAGTTTTTGCGACACCACTTGCGTGCCTTTCAGTTCTTGTAAACAAAGACGAGATTATGATTCATGATCGTTCGAAATTTCGGCCATTATGCTAAGGTCGGCCCTGCATATCGGAAGCTAGATTCGTTACTCgattctacatacatatatcgtgTCTCATatgtatttctatatatttttcttattataaataattaaaatttaattattgatTCGCGAGTGATAACTCGAAATTGAAATCTACGCTATTTGGGACACCTCTGCTTCAACAATCGGTGAGAAGTTGATAAGattcatttaatatttctaatccataaaatatatatcgtattactaaTCGCTCAGATTATATCTGAAATATGTTATACTCTAAATTAATATTCCAAGTACTAGAGTGATGACTAATatgtaatttttcatagaaactttatttatttataatattgcaCTTTTGAAGTTCTGTAACTTGTTCTATGAGTTGTTTGCTTCCTTTTGTCATatcttttcatatattttatattttgtttcgTTCGATACAAGTCGGTATTTctaatattaaacaaaattgcaTAGTCTTTGTAGTCGTACAATCTTTGAATTTTAGACTCTGCCTAATTTAgatatatacacataaaattTCACCGTCTCTCGAAATTTCAACAAGCAAAATTCTGTTACATGTAATATTCGCTTGCGTGTAGAATTTCTACCTCGGCTTTCCCGCGCACACACAATGGCTACACTTGGCACGTATTCTTATTTTCCGATGAAGCGttacttttatcaagttttatttcattttcatagtatcaaattATTGTAGCCATATGAAAGTACTACCAAAtggtacgaaatttaat
Coding sequences:
- the RpL24-like gene encoding ribosomal protein L24-like; the protein is MRIETCYFCSSRIYPGHGIQFVRNDCKIFKFCRSKCHAAFKKKKNPRKVKWTKAYRKTVGKDLAVDPSFEFEKRRNIPLKYNRELWQNAIDAMKKVDTIKQKRQNLHIMQRLRKGRELEQERDIKEVQRDLSLIKSPAAGLKERKKLEQTEQEEMQESNDEQEQQEMEVN
- the RFeSP gene encoding Rieske iron-sulfur protein isoform X2, giving the protein MNVVAKSTSLAPLLRSTTVISNGMQPVSGKGALRVSSGIGASLLATQRRLAHTDVQWPDFTDYRHNAVKDPKVPSKHSAASRKSFTYLVTATTGICAVYSAKTVVHNLVASMSAAGDVLALAKIEVKLDSIPEGKNAVFKWRGKPLFVRHRSQKEIDREAQVDVASLRDPQVDTDRTRDPKWLVVLGVCTHLGCVPIANAGDFGGYYCPCHGSHYDASGRIRKGPAPLNLEIPPYEFVEGNVLVVG
- the RFeSP gene encoding Rieske iron-sulfur protein isoform X1, coding for MNVVAKSTSLAPLLRSTTVISNGMQPVSGKGIVQKSKVVTKPVVNRMLVQSLYESLITGALRVSSGIGASLLATQRRLAHTDVQWPDFTDYRHNAVKDPKVPSKHSAASRKSFTYLVTATTGICAVYSAKTVVHNLVASMSAAGDVLALAKIEVKLDSIPEGKNAVFKWRGKPLFVRHRSQKEIDREAQVDVASLRDPQVDTDRTRDPKWLVVLGVCTHLGCVPIANAGDFGGYYCPCHGSHYDASGRIRKGPAPLNLEIPPYEFVEGNVLVVG